In one Agathobacter rectalis ATCC 33656 genomic region, the following are encoded:
- a CDS encoding PD-(D/E)XK nuclease family transposase, with the protein MSGETKEVFGSNYGQNDVIINGLIEKMTLFDDNLMSLVFGQNIETTELLLRVIMERDIKVIDVWGQDELKNPVIGGRCITLDVHAIDVDGRHIDIEVQINAEGSHVKRARYHSSMMDARMLEEGQEFKEIKDSYVIFIYDHDKFRKGLPFYHIQRRVDETGEAFGDGSHIIYVNGRYEGNDDIGRMMRDFHQCRPELIKSETLSKAVAYYKEKEGRGAMSEAVRKYAMEYAKEYGEEQRREGMKAGIKAGIKTGIETGIETGIQTGRRTEIFLSVQDGDYSVNRGAEKLGMSVDEFEKSMSEAGYRVPELV; encoded by the coding sequence ATGTCGGGAGAGACAAAAGAGGTTTTTGGCAGTAATTATGGCCAGAACGATGTAATCATCAACGGATTGATTGAAAAAATGACGCTGTTTGATGACAATCTGATGAGTCTTGTATTCGGGCAGAATATCGAGACAACGGAGTTACTGCTTCGCGTAATAATGGAGCGTGATATTAAGGTTATAGACGTCTGGGGGCAGGATGAATTAAAAAATCCAGTGATTGGTGGGAGATGTATTACCTTGGATGTGCATGCAATAGATGTCGATGGCAGACATATTGATATCGAGGTGCAGATTAATGCTGAGGGATCGCATGTCAAAAGAGCCAGATATCACAGCAGTATGATGGATGCGAGGATGCTGGAGGAAGGACAGGAGTTTAAGGAGATTAAGGATTCATACGTGATTTTTATTTATGATCACGATAAGTTCAGAAAAGGACTGCCATTTTATCACATTCAAAGGCGTGTTGATGAAACGGGTGAAGCCTTTGGAGATGGTTCGCATATTATCTATGTAAATGGAAGGTATGAAGGTAATGATGATATAGGTCGGATGATGAGAGATTTTCATCAGTGCAGGCCGGAGCTGATAAAAAGTGAGACATTGTCAAAAGCGGTGGCTTATTACAAAGAAAAGGAAGGACGTGGTGCTATGAGTGAAGCTGTAAGAAAGTACGCAATGGAATATGCAAAAGAGTATGGTGAGGAACAAAGAAGAGAAGGTATGAAGGCTGGAATTAAGGCTGGAATTAAGACTGGCATTGAGACTGGAATTGAGACTGGCATTCAGACCGGACGTCGTACAGAAATATTCTTATCGGTTCAGGATGGGGACTATTCGGTGAACAGGGGAGCTGAGAAGCTTGGAATGTCAGTGGATGAGTTTGAGAAATCAATGAGTGAGGCAGGCTACAGAGTGCCGGAGTTAGTGTAA
- a CDS encoding acyl carrier protein, with protein sequence MFDELVEIICNYVDVQPADVHEESRFMEDLGFTSFDFMSMLGEIEDTFDVEVEQTKAAEIRTVQEAVDYLETLKDA encoded by the coding sequence ATGTTTGATGAATTAGTGGAAATTATCTGTAATTATGTTGATGTTCAGCCGGCAGATGTGCACGAAGAGTCACGTTTTATGGAGGACCTGGGCTTTACGTCATTTGATTTCATGAGCATGCTCGGGGAGATAGAGGATACCTTTGATGTGGAGGTTGAGCAGACAAAGGCTGCAGAAATCCGCACAGTACAGGAAGCAGTCGATTATCTTGAGACATTAAAAGACGCATAA
- a CDS encoding condensation domain-containing protein produces the protein MKTRKGHNVYPITVAQKFHLYYAKYCPNMAVLNIGTSLTIGTELDWNVLRDSINYAYARNEAMRIRFTRDKDGECYQYIADVDEDFKERTVDFKDFTDVTMEEAENEMQGWTQVPFEFEDSPMTKIVMIKMPDGFNGVYFLGHHMVVDAQSLIAFLKDIIEIYCNAMYEGVPFPKDMCSYIEQLKKDLAYEAGSKAQLRDREFFEKLIRQSEPIYNGIDGTAKLDAARELMHDNKLRSAFNASDDVTSALDIFHLEAEPTKRLMDFCEKYHISLACLLLMGIRTFFQKENGFDDVSVNNAIARRATLKEKKSGGTRIHSFPFRTCFSKDVRFIDAVYTIRDKQNELFRHANYNPTEYFALRSKTYPQPKAGLTYEPMSLTYQPMTLKEKGLNDLGDIKYKTKWYPNGMTTQAMYLTVMHRPEDNGLDFSFEHQVKAVSRKQLEYMYYYLCKIMFKGAENPELTIGEIIKLV, from the coding sequence ATGAAGACGAGAAAGGGACACAACGTATATCCGATTACGGTTGCACAAAAATTTCATTTGTACTATGCAAAGTACTGTCCGAATATGGCAGTACTCAATATAGGTACAAGCCTGACAATCGGCACGGAGCTTGACTGGAACGTGCTAAGGGATTCAATCAACTACGCGTATGCCAGAAACGAGGCCATGCGTATCCGCTTTACAAGGGATAAGGATGGAGAGTGCTATCAGTATATTGCGGATGTGGATGAGGATTTTAAAGAGAGAACTGTCGATTTCAAGGATTTTACGGATGTAACCATGGAGGAGGCAGAGAATGAGATGCAAGGCTGGACACAGGTGCCGTTTGAGTTTGAGGACTCTCCTATGACCAAAATCGTGATGATAAAGATGCCGGATGGATTCAATGGAGTGTACTTCTTAGGTCATCACATGGTGGTTGATGCGCAGTCACTTATTGCATTTTTAAAGGATATTATTGAGATATACTGTAATGCCATGTATGAGGGAGTACCTTTTCCAAAGGATATGTGCTCATATATCGAGCAGCTTAAAAAGGATCTGGCATATGAAGCCGGAAGTAAGGCACAGCTTAGGGACAGAGAGTTCTTTGAGAAGCTTATCAGACAGTCGGAGCCAATCTACAACGGAATCGACGGCACAGCAAAGCTTGATGCGGCAAGAGAACTGATGCATGATAACAAGCTAAGGAGTGCATTCAATGCATCGGATGATGTCACCTCAGCGCTTGATATCTTTCATCTGGAGGCTGAGCCGACAAAGCGTCTTATGGATTTTTGCGAGAAATATCATATTTCGCTTGCTTGTCTGCTTCTCATGGGAATCAGGACGTTTTTCCAGAAGGAAAACGGCTTCGATGATGTCTCCGTAAACAATGCCATCGCCAGACGTGCGACACTTAAGGAGAAGAAGTCAGGCGGCACACGTATTCATTCGTTTCCGTTTAGGACGTGCTTTTCAAAGGATGTACGCTTTATCGATGCTGTGTATACCATTAGGGATAAGCAAAACGAGCTGTTCCGCCATGCAAACTACAACCCGACAGAGTACTTTGCACTGCGCTCAAAGACCTATCCGCAGCCAAAGGCGGGGCTTACATATGAGCCGATGTCGCTTACATATCAGCCTATGACCTTAAAGGAAAAGGGCTTAAACGACCTGGGAGATATAAAATACAAGACTAAGTGGTACCCGAACGGCATGACTACACAGGCTATGTATCTAACGGTAATGCACCGCCCGGAGGACAACGGACTGGATTTCAGCTTCGAGCATCAGGTCAAGGCAGTCTCAAGAAAGCAGCTTGAGTATATGTACTATTACCTGTGCAAAATCATGTTCAAGGGAGCAGAAAACCCTGAGCTTACAATAGGCGAAATCATTAAATTAGTGTAG
- a CDS encoding alpha/beta hydrolase: MKMKWGIIAGVLGGIAAAEAGGSAYFYRRTMMRYNAKKERTMKMSGVDWESYYSFMKPRGEWMRAQAHEDVWIRSDDGLRLHATYFPGIDGGNPDKAVICFHGYTSEAMSDYSSISNYYLKKGYSMLLVDARAHGQSEGKFIGFGCKDRYDALKWIDWMIKKAGNGIRIVLMGNSMGGATVLMASGLNLPEQVKGIVSDCAFTSPKAVFTHVLHSMYHLPAFPMIQIADFVNRKMAGYGLDECNAAKEVQKAKLPILFIHGDKDTFVPCSMCDELYASCASQKTKLIVKGAGHCESYYKNTKAFEDALDKFLEGVMR, from the coding sequence ATGAAGATGAAGTGGGGAATAATTGCAGGTGTTTTAGGTGGTATTGCTGCAGCAGAGGCAGGCGGCAGTGCTTATTTCTACAGGAGGACCATGATGCGCTACAATGCCAAGAAGGAGCGCACGATGAAGATGTCCGGGGTTGACTGGGAGAGCTATTACAGCTTTATGAAGCCACGCGGAGAGTGGATGAGAGCACAGGCTCATGAGGATGTGTGGATTAGGTCCGATGATGGATTAAGACTGCATGCCACATATTTTCCTGGGATAGATGGAGGTAATCCGGATAAAGCCGTCATATGCTTTCACGGCTACACAAGTGAAGCTATGTCTGATTACAGCAGCATATCCAATTACTATTTAAAGAAGGGCTATAGCATGCTGCTTGTAGATGCGAGGGCACATGGACAAAGCGAGGGTAAATTCATAGGCTTCGGCTGCAAGGACCGCTATGATGCGCTTAAGTGGATTGACTGGATGATTAAGAAGGCAGGCAATGGCATAAGGATTGTTTTGATGGGAAATTCCATGGGAGGTGCCACTGTGCTTATGGCAAGTGGACTTAATCTGCCGGAGCAGGTGAAGGGAATTGTGTCAGACTGTGCATTTACCTCGCCTAAGGCGGTATTTACACATGTGCTTCACAGCATGTACCATCTGCCGGCTTTTCCGATGATTCAGATTGCAGATTTTGTGAACAGAAAAATGGCAGGGTATGGGCTTGATGAATGCAATGCTGCAAAAGAGGTGCAAAAGGCGAAGCTGCCTATTTTGTTTATCCATGGTGATAAGGATACATTTGTGCCATGTAGCATGTGTGATGAGCTTTATGCAAGCTGCGCGTCACAAAAGACAAAGCTGATAGTAAAGGGTGCAGGACACTGCGAGAGCTATTACAAGAATACGAAAGCTTTCGAGGACGCACTTGATAAATTTTTGGAAGGAGTTATGAGATGA
- a CDS encoding TetR/AcrR family transcriptional regulator has translation MPHSTRPNSEKYEKILEALRTLLETKKISQISVSEIAQTAGIGKGSIYYYFSSKEAIFDALMAKSYEEPLATAKELAKRTDISPFVRMAMIFQACRNSSAAFFKNPVRCRKWCTGECIFAQQIHQLPDYRAKAGDR, from the coding sequence ATGCCACATTCCACAAGACCAAATTCGGAAAAATACGAGAAGATACTTGAAGCGCTAAGAACCCTTTTAGAAACAAAAAAAATATCCCAGATATCTGTCAGCGAAATCGCCCAGACAGCCGGGATAGGCAAGGGTAGCATATATTATTATTTTTCATCAAAGGAGGCTATCTTTGATGCACTTATGGCAAAAAGCTACGAAGAGCCGCTTGCCACCGCAAAGGAGCTTGCAAAGCGCACCGATATATCTCCGTTTGTGCGCATGGCGATGATATTTCAGGCATGCCGCAACTCCTCTGCCGCCTTTTTTAAAAATCCAGTCCGATGCCGGAAATGGTGTACAGGAGAATGCATTTTTGCACAACAAATACATCAATTACCTGATTACCGAGCTAAAGCCGGTGACCGGTGA
- a CDS encoding nucleotidyltransferase family protein codes for MDEVYKQIVNIAKKYNTKKVVLFGSRARGTNHPKSDIDLAIYGCEDFGDLSDCLNEELWSLLKLDIINMDDKHISPVLVTEIERDGRVLYEKV; via the coding sequence ATGGATGAAGTATATAAGCAAATTGTTAATATAGCAAAAAAATATAATACAAAAAAAGTAGTGCTGTTTGGTTCACGCGCCAGAGGCACGAATCATCCTAAAAGTGATATTGATCTGGCTATTTATGGATGTGAGGATTTTGGTGATTTATCGGATTGTCTTAATGAGGAGTTGTGGTCTTTACTAAAGCTGGACATAATAAATATGGATGATAAGCATATTTCACCGGTACTGGTGACAGAAATAGAAAGGGATGGGAGGGTATTGTATGAAAAAGTTTGA
- a CDS encoding L-aspartate oxidase, with protein MNTDVLIVGSGCSGLYCALKLPRDIRITLITKSDLESNDSFLAQGGMCMLKEQSDFDSFFEDTLKAGHYENDKESVGIMINSSPEVVKDLVSYGADFARNDDGSLAYTREGAHSHNRIIFHEDVTGKEITSTLLAQVKKLSNVTLMEYTTMVDIIERDNKCYGAIIRKQDGTLEKVTAAYTVMACGGVGGLYRFSTNFRHLTGDSLAIAKKHDIELKNPDYVQIHPTTFYTKKHEDRSFLISESVRGEGAKLLDKNMNRFVDELLPRDVLTGKIREQMKKDGTDFVWEDLRTIPRDELVSHFPNIIEHCKEMGYDVFKEPIPVVPAQHYFMGGVKVNHHSRTSMESLYAVGETACNGVHGRNRLASNSLLESLVFAKRAAGQMAELGFVNDEIAAKKAADSIDLADYSDEKAVEREYRKLAMEAIEGRTGAQDMNAESGVTYIQA; from the coding sequence ATGAATACAGATGTACTTATTGTGGGAAGCGGCTGCTCAGGTCTTTATTGTGCGCTTAAGCTTCCAAGAGACATAAGAATTACACTGATAACAAAGTCAGATCTGGAGAGCAATGATTCATTTCTGGCGCAGGGCGGCATGTGCATGCTTAAAGAGCAGTCTGATTTCGACAGCTTTTTTGAGGATACCTTAAAGGCCGGCCACTACGAGAATGACAAGGAGTCGGTTGGGATAATGATAAACTCATCCCCTGAGGTGGTTAAGGATCTTGTTTCATACGGAGCAGATTTTGCGAGAAATGATGACGGCTCACTTGCCTATACGAGAGAGGGAGCTCATTCACACAACAGAATTATTTTCCATGAAGACGTGACCGGAAAAGAGATAACAAGCACATTGCTTGCACAGGTTAAGAAGCTTTCAAATGTGACACTCATGGAGTATACAACGATGGTTGACATCATCGAAAGGGATAACAAATGCTACGGCGCCATCATCAGAAAACAGGATGGCACGCTGGAAAAGGTGACAGCGGCATACACTGTCATGGCCTGTGGCGGAGTTGGAGGACTGTACAGATTTTCAACAAATTTCAGACATCTGACAGGTGACTCACTTGCCATTGCAAAAAAGCATGACATAGAGCTTAAAAACCCAGACTATGTGCAGATTCACCCAACGACCTTTTACACGAAAAAGCATGAGGACAGAAGCTTTCTCATTTCAGAGTCCGTAAGAGGTGAGGGTGCTAAGCTTTTAGACAAGAATATGAACAGGTTTGTCGATGAGCTCTTACCAAGAGACGTGCTGACCGGCAAAATCCGTGAGCAGATGAAAAAGGACGGCACAGACTTTGTCTGGGAGGATTTGCGCACCATTCCAAGGGATGAGCTTGTATCACATTTCCCAAATATCATTGAACATTGCAAGGAGATGGGATATGATGTCTTCAAGGAGCCTATTCCTGTTGTTCCGGCACAGCACTATTTCATGGGCGGTGTCAAGGTGAATCACCACAGCCGCACATCCATGGAAAGTCTCTATGCAGTTGGAGAGACCGCTTGTAACGGAGTGCACGGAAGAAACCGTCTTGCAAGCAATTCACTGCTTGAGAGCCTGGTATTCGCAAAGCGTGCAGCAGGACAGATGGCGGAGCTTGGCTTTGTAAATGATGAGATAGCAGCCAAAAAGGCCGCAGATAGCATCGACCTCGCAGACTACAGCGATGAAAAAGCTGTAGAGAGAGAATACAGGAAGCTCGCCATGGAGGCAATAGAGGGCCGCACCGGCGCACAAGACATGAATGCCGAATCAGGTGTCACCTACATTCAGGCATAA
- a CDS encoding SCP2 sterol-binding domain-containing protein, whose translation MTYADMFSKVKGLFMESDVSDISEHLAFQFNITGEAEGIFYAEVKDGVLAVEPYEYFDRDAIFICSAETLFKLAEGRLDPSLAFTTGKLKVEGNIDKALRLKQIIDSKKA comes from the coding sequence ATGACTTATGCAGATATGTTTTCAAAGGTAAAGGGACTGTTTATGGAGTCTGATGTGAGCGATATAAGCGAGCACCTTGCTTTTCAGTTCAATATAACAGGAGAGGCAGAGGGAATTTTCTATGCCGAGGTAAAGGATGGTGTGCTGGCAGTGGAGCCGTATGAGTATTTTGACAGGGATGCGATTTTTATATGCAGCGCTGAGACTCTTTTTAAGCTGGCAGAAGGAAGGCTTGATCCGAGTCTTGCATTTACAACAGGCAAGCTCAAGGTGGAGGGAAATATTGATAAGGCACTTCGCCTGAAGCAGATTATAGACAGTAAGAAGGCGTAG
- the nadA gene encoding quinolinate synthase NadA yields MMTTRELQDEIIRLKKENDICILAHAYQSHEILEVADFTGDSYGLSKQAATAPQKNVLMCGVRFMAETCKILSPDKHVFLSNSSAGCPMAEQLDVELLQSLKAENPDYTVVAYINTTSELKTICDVCVTSSSAVKIVKNIDNNKILFIPDCNLGAWVEEQVPEKTFKFVHGGCPTHLRMSIADVERAKAAHPAAKLLVHPECLAEVSKAADYIGSTTGIIDYAKNSTDREFIIGTENSILQHLQYECPEKSFYPLSKDCVCHNMKLTTLMDVYNCVKGAGGEEIILPDDIRTKAKACIDTMLTLGE; encoded by the coding sequence ATGATGACAACAAGAGAATTACAGGATGAGATTATCCGATTAAAGAAGGAAAATGATATCTGTATATTAGCTCACGCTTATCAGAGTCACGAGATACTTGAGGTTGCCGATTTCACAGGCGACTCATATGGACTCAGCAAGCAGGCTGCCACAGCACCACAGAAGAATGTGCTCATGTGCGGTGTCCGCTTCATGGCAGAGACCTGCAAGATTTTATCTCCTGACAAGCATGTATTTTTGTCAAACAGCTCAGCCGGCTGTCCTATGGCGGAGCAGCTCGATGTAGAGCTCTTACAATCGTTAAAGGCCGAGAACCCTGACTATACAGTGGTTGCCTACATAAACACCACATCAGAGCTTAAAACCATATGCGATGTGTGCGTCACATCTTCATCCGCTGTAAAAATTGTTAAAAATATTGACAATAACAAGATTCTTTTCATCCCTGACTGCAATCTGGGCGCATGGGTTGAGGAACAGGTTCCGGAAAAGACCTTCAAATTTGTACATGGTGGCTGTCCTACTCACCTGCGCATGTCAATAGCAGATGTTGAGAGAGCAAAAGCGGCTCATCCTGCTGCAAAGCTTCTCGTACATCCGGAGTGCCTTGCTGAAGTTTCAAAGGCTGCAGACTATATCGGAAGCACCACCGGCATCATTGACTATGCTAAAAACAGCACAGACAGGGAATTTATCATCGGAACTGAAAACAGCATACTGCAGCACTTACAGTATGAGTGCCCTGAAAAGAGCTTCTATCCGCTCTCAAAAGACTGCGTATGCCACAATATGAAGCTCACTACCCTGATGGATGTATACAATTGTGTTAAGGGAGCAGGCGGAGAAGAAATCATACTGCCTGACGATATAAGAACAAAGGCCAAGGCCTGCATAGATACCATGCTCACACTTGGAGAGTAA
- a CDS encoding HI0074 family nucleotidyltransferase substrate-binding subunit, with protein MKKFDQYVSHLRILSRAFDEDLTNDFIVSGIIDKYYIQFELGWKVLKELLRYEGANQAATGSPREIIKTAYAYYDFIDESVWLGMLRDRNDTTHIYNEEAARQLVNKVLDSYIHEFQVLEMKIKERYSDEVLSSIN; from the coding sequence ATGAAAAAGTTTGACCAGTATGTCAGCCACTTGAGGATATTGTCAAGGGCATTTGATGAAGACTTGACAAATGATTTTATTGTGAGCGGTATAATTGATAAATATTATATACAATTTGAGCTGGGCTGGAAGGTCTTAAAGGAGCTGTTACGATATGAGGGCGCTAATCAGGCTGCAACAGGTTCTCCAAGAGAAATTATAAAAACTGCATATGCGTATTATGATTTTATTGATGAGAGTGTCTGGCTTGGAATGTTAAGAGACAGGAATGATACAACTCATATATACAATGAGGAAGCTGCACGTCAGCTTGTGAATAAGGTGCTTGACAGTTATATTCATGAATTTCAGGTGCTGGAAATGAAAATTAAAGAAAGATATTCAGATGAGGTATTATCATCAATTAATTAA
- a CDS encoding AMP-binding protein, with amino-acid sequence MLFHTIPEILSYANEAYGADDAIRWKKSKNEIESRTYSELKNDTDSFANAIEKLGKKGQHIAVIGPSSYEWIVSYLAITESGSVAVPIDASLPAADICELLDRADVRMLIFDEARSDVAEAAAKSCHDINVYVSMNSTEHCPQVLSFKGLIDDNRGSYEPAVAEDALCTIMFTSGTTGKSKGVMLTQNNLAENATCLDMKIGPHTVILSVLPIHHAYCLSMDILKGISLGSVICINDSIMRMAKNIQLFTPDMILMVPLMIETFARKLEEVRAAGLPAEPVRKKMFGERLHTICSGGAYLNPDYVDLFAEFGITILQGYGMTECSPVISTNLSWDIRKNSVGKLMPNCEAKTVDGELFVRGTSVMQGYYKMPKETEETLSDGWLHTGDLGYVDEDGYIYLTGRRKNLIITKNGENVSPEELENALSVNHLIKEIIVRESEGVIEAEIFPDREYAQNAGIVDIRAALQALIDEYNVNAPAYKRIYSLKVRESEFEKTASRKIKRS; translated from the coding sequence ATGTTATTTCACACAATTCCTGAAATTCTTTCATATGCAAATGAAGCTTACGGCGCAGATGATGCGATAAGATGGAAGAAATCCAAAAATGAGATAGAGTCAAGAACCTACAGTGAGCTTAAGAATGATACAGACAGCTTTGCCAATGCCATCGAAAAGCTTGGCAAAAAAGGGCAGCATATCGCTGTAATAGGCCCTTCATCATATGAGTGGATAGTATCATATCTGGCAATCACAGAAAGCGGAAGTGTTGCGGTTCCAATCGATGCATCGCTTCCGGCAGCGGATATATGTGAGCTTTTGGACAGAGCCGATGTGAGGATGCTTATATTTGATGAGGCACGTTCGGATGTGGCTGAGGCCGCAGCTAAAAGCTGTCATGATATAAATGTGTATGTGTCTATGAACAGTACAGAGCATTGTCCACAGGTGCTTTCGTTTAAAGGGCTTATAGATGACAACAGGGGAAGCTACGAGCCGGCAGTGGCAGAGGATGCGCTTTGCACTATCATGTTTACGTCCGGAACCACAGGAAAGAGCAAGGGAGTCATGCTGACGCAGAACAACCTGGCTGAAAATGCCACATGCCTTGACATGAAAATTGGACCTCACACGGTAATCTTGTCTGTGCTTCCGATACACCATGCATACTGTCTGAGCATGGATATTCTGAAAGGAATTTCACTGGGTTCGGTAATCTGCATCAATGATTCCATCATGCGCATGGCAAAAAATATACAGCTTTTTACTCCCGACATGATTCTTATGGTGCCTCTTATGATTGAGACATTTGCCAGAAAGCTCGAGGAGGTAAGGGCAGCAGGACTTCCTGCAGAGCCGGTCCGTAAGAAAATGTTTGGAGAGAGGCTTCATACAATCTGCAGTGGCGGTGCGTACCTAAATCCTGATTATGTTGATTTATTTGCAGAGTTTGGTATCACCATATTGCAGGGCTATGGCATGACGGAGTGTTCTCCGGTCATAAGCACAAATCTAAGCTGGGATATCCGCAAAAACTCGGTAGGCAAGCTGATGCCAAACTGTGAGGCAAAAACAGTTGACGGTGAGCTTTTTGTCCGCGGTACAAGTGTGATGCAGGGCTATTATAAGATGCCAAAGGAGACTGAGGAGACACTGTCGGACGGCTGGCTTCACACGGGTGACTTAGGCTATGTGGACGAGGATGGATATATTTATCTGACCGGCAGAAGAAAAAATCTGATTATCACCAAAAACGGTGAGAATGTGTCACCGGAGGAGCTTGAAAACGCTCTGAGCGTAAATCATCTCATAAAGGAAATCATAGTGCGTGAGTCTGAAGGAGTGATTGAAGCTGAGATTTTCCCGGACAGAGAGTATGCTCAAAATGCAGGTATCGTCGATATAAGGGCAGCACTGCAGGCGCTTATCGATGAGTACAATGTGAATGCACCTGCCTACAAGCGTATCTATAGCCTTAAAGTAAGGGAGAGTGAGTTTGAAAAGACGGCTTCACGTAAGATAAAGAGAAGCTGA
- a CDS encoding glycosyltransferase gives MKLLSFAIPCYNSKDYMEHCIESILPGGDDVEIIIVDDGSKDETAAIADRYAAEYPDIVKAVHQENGGHGEAVNTGLKNATGKYFKVVDSDDWVDLESYKKILDKLREFEQENTQIDMLLANYVYEKEGAKRKKVMRQTGFPRNEIFTWSDIKHIHKGHYILMHSVIYRTELLRSCGLKLPKHTFYVDNIYVYKPLPYVRTMYYLDVDFYRYFIGRDDQSVNEQVMIRRIDQQIRVNKIMFDDVKLNEITNEMCRKYMYSYLEIITTISTILAIISGTDENMAKKDELWAYMKEHDEETYKKLRHGVMGQLMNLPGKGGRKVAIGAYKLSQKVVGFN, from the coding sequence ATGAAATTATTAAGTTTTGCAATCCCATGTTACAATTCAAAGGATTACATGGAGCATTGTATAGAGTCTATCCTGCCGGGTGGAGATGATGTGGAGATAATTATTGTTGATGACGGTTCAAAGGATGAGACGGCAGCGATAGCTGACAGATATGCAGCCGAATATCCTGACATAGTAAAGGCTGTACACCAGGAGAACGGTGGACATGGAGAGGCTGTAAACACAGGTCTCAAAAATGCCACAGGCAAATATTTCAAGGTCGTTGACAGCGATGACTGGGTGGATTTGGAATCATACAAGAAGATACTGGACAAGCTAAGGGAGTTTGAGCAGGAGAATACACAGATTGATATGCTTCTTGCCAACTATGTCTACGAGAAAGAAGGAGCAAAGCGTAAAAAGGTTATGCGTCAGACCGGCTTTCCACGCAATGAGATATTTACCTGGAGTGATATAAAGCATATTCACAAGGGACATTACATACTGATGCATTCGGTAATATACAGGACAGAGCTTTTGAGAAGCTGTGGACTCAAGCTGCCAAAGCATACCTTTTATGTGGATAATATCTATGTATATAAGCCGCTTCCGTATGTGCGCACGATGTACTATCTGGATGTGGACTTCTACAGATATTTTATCGGTCGCGATGACCAGTCGGTCAATGAGCAGGTGATGATACGCCGTATTGACCAGCAGATTCGTGTAAATAAGATTATGTTTGATGATGTCAAATTGAATGAGATAACAAATGAGATGTGCAGGAAGTATATGTACAGCTATCTGGAGATTATTACGACTATTTCTACTATTCTGGCAATTATCTCAGGCACCGATGAGAACATGGCTAAGAAGGATGAACTGTGGGCATACATGAAGGAGCACGATGAAGAAACCTACAAGAAGCTGCGCCATGGCGTCATGGGACAGTTAATGAACCTGCCGGGCAAGGGAGGCAGAAAGGTAGCTATCGGTGCGTATAAGCTGTCACAGAAGGTTGTCGGATTTAATTAG